From Bombus huntii isolate Logan2020A chromosome 4, iyBomHunt1.1, whole genome shotgun sequence, one genomic window encodes:
- the LOC126864913 gene encoding EEF1A lysine methyltransferase 1, whose translation MNESDDDDLQLCPTTLAALKEFLKEKEERENQLKHTLENQHLDVSFDENWQLSQFWYDDKTTDTLVKGAIQCTESDGKIALISCPTLYSKLKKTSGERKVTLFEYDERFKAYGSDFVPYNYKFPLNIPGDMSNFYDLVIADPPFLSDECLTKTALTIKFLAKKDIVLCTGAIMSDLAERLLNVKICNFVPQHRNNLANEFYCYSNFDFDKMLQ comes from the exons ATGAATGAAAGCGATGATGATGATTTACAGTTATGTCCTACGACACTTGCTGCCTTAAAAGAGTTTCttaaagaaaaggaagaaagagaaaatcaGTTAAAACATACTTTAGAAAATCAACATTTAGATGTCTCTTTTGATGAGAATTGG CAATTAAGTCAATTTTGGTATGATGACAAAACAACAGATACTCTTGTAAAAGGTGCTATACAGTGTACAGAGTCTGATGGAAAAATTGCATTAATATCATGCCCTACACTTTATAGTAAACTGAAAAAAACTTCTGGTGAACGAAAAG tCACCCTTTTTGAGTATGATGAACGTTTTAAAGCATATGGTTCAGATTTTGTACCatacaattataaatttcCTTTAAATATACCTGGAGATATGTCAAACTTTTATGATTTAGTGATAGCTGATCCACCATTTCTTTCTGATGAATGTTTAACAAAAACTGCCCTTACAATAAAATTCTTAGCCAAAAAGGATATTGTACTTTGTACAG GTGCTATTATGAGCGATTTGGCAGAGAGATTATTGAATGTTAAAATTTGCAACTTTGTACCTCAACATCGAAATAATCTTGCAAATGAATTTTACTGTTATTCAAATTTcgattttgataaaatgttacaataa